One genomic window of Ictalurus punctatus breed USDA103 chromosome 23, Coco_2.0, whole genome shotgun sequence includes the following:
- the ube2wb gene encoding probable ubiquitin-conjugating enzyme E2 W-B isoform X2 translates to MTLNEKSVENTITQWVIDMEGASGTLYEGEKFQLLFKFSSRYPFDSPQVMFTGENIPVHPHIYSNGHICLSILTEDWSPALSVQSVCLSIISMLSSCKEKRRPPDNSFYVRTCNKNPKKTKWWYHDDTC, encoded by the exons ATGACTCTGAATGAGAAAAGTGTAGAGAATACTATAACACA GTGGGTTATTGATATGGAAGGAGCCTCTGGCACTCTGTATGAAGGAGAAAAATTCCAGCTGCTTTTCAAATTCAGTAGTCGATATCCGTTTGACTCGCCTCAG gtaATGTTTACAGGAGAGAACATTCCTGTCCATCCTCATATTTATAGCAACGGCCATATCTGCCTGTCCATTCTAACAGAGGACTGGTCACCAGCACTGTCTGTCCAGTCAGTGTGTCTCAGCATCATCAGCATGCTGTCCAGCTGCAAGgagaag AGACGGCCTCCAGATAACTCTTTTTATGTAAGGACGTGCAACAAAAACCCAAAGAAGACTAAATGGTGGTATCATG ATGATACGTGTTGA
- the ube2wb gene encoding probable ubiquitin-conjugating enzyme E2 W-B isoform X1: protein MASMQKRLQKELLALQNDPPPGMTLNEKSVENTITQWVIDMEGASGTLYEGEKFQLLFKFSSRYPFDSPQVMFTGENIPVHPHIYSNGHICLSILTEDWSPALSVQSVCLSIISMLSSCKEKRRPPDNSFYVRTCNKNPKKTKWWYHDDTC, encoded by the exons ATGGCGTCCATGCAG AAAAGGCTTCAGAAAGAGCTGTTGGCTTTGCAGAATGATCCTCCTCCTGGAATGACTCTGAATGAGAAAAGTGTAGAGAATACTATAACACA GTGGGTTATTGATATGGAAGGAGCCTCTGGCACTCTGTATGAAGGAGAAAAATTCCAGCTGCTTTTCAAATTCAGTAGTCGATATCCGTTTGACTCGCCTCAG gtaATGTTTACAGGAGAGAACATTCCTGTCCATCCTCATATTTATAGCAACGGCCATATCTGCCTGTCCATTCTAACAGAGGACTGGTCACCAGCACTGTCTGTCCAGTCAGTGTGTCTCAGCATCATCAGCATGCTGTCCAGCTGCAAGgagaag AGACGGCCTCCAGATAACTCTTTTTATGTAAGGACGTGCAACAAAAACCCAAAGAAGACTAAATGGTGGTATCATG ATGATACGTGTTGA